A region of Fusarium keratoplasticum isolate Fu6.1 chromosome 6, whole genome shotgun sequence DNA encodes the following proteins:
- a CDS encoding malate dehydrogenase has translation MFAASRIQRRAFSATARDLSKVTVLGAAGGIGQPLSLLLKLNPRVTELALYDIRGGPGVAADISHVNTKSTVKGYEPSPAGLADALKGAEVVLIPAGVPRKPGMTRDDLFNTNASIVRDLAKAAAESAPKAKLLIISNPVNSTVPICAEVFKSKGVYNPKTLFGVTTLDVVRASRFVSEIKGTDPKDENITVVGGHSGVTIVPLFSQSNHPDLSSNAELVKRVQFGGDEVVKAKDGAGSATLSMAMAGARMADSILRAVQGEKGVVEPAFVESPLYKDQGIEFFSSRVELGPEGVEKIHPIGKVDANEEKLVEACLGDLKKNIEKGVAFVASNPGN, from the exons ATGTTCGCCGCCTCTCGTATCCAGCGACGTGCTTTCTCCGCCACTGCGCGAGAC CTCTCCAAGGTCACCGTCCTCGGTGCTGCCGGCGGTATCGGCCagcctctctccctcctcctcaagctcaaccccCGTGTCACTGAGCTCGCTCTCTACGACATCCGTGGCGGACCCG GTGTCGCCGCTGACATCTCCCACGTCAACACCAAGTCCACCGTCAAGGGTTATGAGCCCAGCCCCGCTGGCCTCGCTGATGCCCTCAAGGGCGCCGAGGTTGTCCTGATCCCCGCTGGTGTCCCCCGCAAGCCCGGCATGACCCGTGACgatctcttcaacaccaacgcctCCATCGTCCGTgacctcgccaaggccgccgccgagtccgcccccaaggccaagctcctcatcatctccaaccccGTCAACTCCACCGTCCCCATCTGCGCCGAGGTCTTCAAGTCCAAGGGTGTCTACAACCCCAAGACCCTCTTCGGTGTCACCACCCTCGACGTTGTCCGTGCCTCGCGCTTCGTCTCCGAGATCAAGGGCACCGACCCCAAGGACGAGAACATCACCGTTGTCGGTGGCCACTCCGGTGTCACCATCgtccctctcttctcccagAGCAACCACCCCGACCTGAGCTCCAACGCTGAGCTCGTCAAGCGTGTCCAGTTCGGTGGTGACGAGGTCGTCAAGGCTAAGGACGGTGCTGGCTCTGCCACTCTCTCCATGGCTATGGCTGGTGCCCGCATGGCTGACTCCATCCTCCGCGCCGTTCAGGGCGAGAAGGGTGTCGTCGAGCCCGCCTTTGTCGAGTCTCCTCTCTACAAGGACCAGGGTATTGAGTTCTTCAGCTCCCGCGTCGAGCTCGGCCCCGAGGGTGTTGAGAAGATCCACCCCATCGGCAAGGTCGATgccaacgaggagaagctcgtcgaggccTGCCTGGGTgacctcaagaagaacatcgAGAAGGGTGTTGCCTTCGTTGCCTCCAACCCCGGCAACTAA